The following coding sequences lie in one Pontibacter sp. G13 genomic window:
- a CDS encoding NADP-dependent oxidoreductase, producing the protein MKKILFHQFGNASQLSLEEVSVPIPASDELLIRVKAASCNPVDRGILSGNFPGLDPEFPKGMGLDFAGTVEGSGSQVSKFQLGDEVYGWMGYGSSGSFSEYVVAPQAQVFMKPSYLSFEEAACLPLVGATAYNALILRGKLKQGQSVFIHGCTGGVGQLAVQIAKHFGAYVIGTCSLRTQDLARIIGADEVYEYRKLDLKPFAKRADIALVTGGKLDFEDILPILKSKGVFTDIRPKNHVHPQYRQVITAPVTQEMLNAVNKIAHESQLKLIIGERVSLQQAIPTLIKLEQGKRASGKTVLVM; encoded by the coding sequence ATGAAGAAGATTCTCTTCCATCAATTTGGCAATGCCTCCCAGCTTTCCCTTGAAGAAGTTTCTGTCCCAATTCCCGCATCTGACGAGCTGCTCATTCGCGTGAAAGCGGCTTCTTGCAATCCGGTTGACCGAGGCATCTTGTCGGGCAATTTCCCCGGTCTCGACCCAGAATTCCCCAAAGGAATGGGCCTAGACTTCGCAGGGACGGTCGAAGGCTCGGGAAGTCAGGTATCGAAATTTCAGCTAGGAGACGAAGTGTATGGCTGGATGGGATACGGTTCCTCAGGCAGCTTCAGCGAGTACGTCGTCGCTCCGCAAGCACAGGTTTTCATGAAGCCTTCCTACCTGTCATTCGAAGAGGCCGCCTGCCTACCGCTTGTGGGAGCCACGGCCTACAACGCACTGATATTGAGAGGAAAGCTCAAACAAGGCCAATCGGTTTTCATACATGGATGTACAGGTGGCGTCGGTCAATTGGCCGTTCAAATCGCCAAGCATTTCGGGGCCTATGTCATAGGCACTTGCAGCCTCAGGACGCAGGATTTGGCGAGGATCATCGGAGCAGATGAGGTGTACGAATATCGAAAGCTCGACCTCAAGCCTTTTGCCAAACGCGCCGATATCGCCCTCGTGACCGGTGGCAAACTAGACTTCGAGGACATACTCCCCATCCTCAAATCCAAAGGCGTATTCACCGACATTCGCCCCAAAAATCATGTGCATCCCCAATATCGGCAGGTGATCACAGCTCCTGTAACCCAAGAGATGTTGAATGCCGTCAACAAAATCGCCCATGAATCTCAGCTCAAACTGATCATCGGAGAACGCGTGTCGCTTCAGCAAGCAATTCCCACCTTGATCAAACTGGAGCAGGGAAAGCGCGCATCCGGCAAAACTGTTTTGGTCATGTAG
- a CDS encoding CPXCG motif-containing cysteine-rich protein, with protein MLEHFFHCPYCQAYISMLLDLSVPVQEYIEDCEVCCNPIQIRFQIEEHELASFDAISIEQ; from the coding sequence ATGTTAGAGCATTTTTTCCATTGTCCCTATTGTCAGGCATACATCTCCATGCTGCTGGATCTCTCTGTGCCTGTGCAGGAGTACATTGAAGATTGTGAGGTGTGTTGCAATCCCATTCAGATCCGTTTTCAGATCGAGGAACATGAATTAGCGAGCTTCGATGCGATCTCGATTGAGCAGTGA
- a CDS encoding DUF2255 family protein produces MTLEAVLELVAQTEFPFIKAGEDHGFTRIWIVEAEGRLFCRQYSFSSRSWYSAFQEDPHGYIRCGDEVIEIEGHIPADLSEITPKVNAAYLHKYGDVFPDNASIAHAMTGQKYVDKTMELIPVVSGARAN; encoded by the coding sequence ATGACGCTTGAAGCAGTATTGGAACTCGTAGCCCAAACGGAATTCCCCTTTATCAAAGCCGGGGAAGACCACGGATTCACACGAATCTGGATTGTCGAAGCTGAAGGCAGATTATTCTGTCGTCAGTATTCCTTTAGCTCTAGAAGTTGGTACTCGGCATTTCAGGAAGATCCCCACGGATACATTCGCTGCGGAGACGAAGTGATCGAGATTGAGGGTCATATCCCAGCCGACCTCTCGGAAATCACGCCCAAAGTCAATGCTGCCTACCTACACAAGTATGGGGATGTGTTCCCGGACAATGCAAGCATTGCACATGCCATGACTGGCCAGAAATACGTGGACAAAACTATGGAACTGATCCCAGTGGTATCGGGAGCAAGAGCAAATTAA
- a CDS encoding outer membrane beta-barrel protein has translation MKKLFFTLIAVVCFSATTMAQYKPSQGDISLGFRVTGLGTVAFTEWSSNAFDIPEIQGRYFISDKLAIRGRLGVNFTSTRSEYSETFLKNLDTQPTSVDTSYLMTSSGFGFSFNPGVEYHMAANGSRLDPYVGAEVLFGMMGKTTSEEDAEMTETLVGGEQIASSSINTKTEAAGGMSVGLQLLGGFNYFFSEKIAIGAEYGISFLNTRMGGDVDVAVTGSATAGGATVAISSDESYQDLESGFGIESIATGGVNFSIFF, from the coding sequence ATGAAGAAACTATTCTTTACCCTGATTGCAGTGGTATGCTTTTCAGCTACCACCATGGCGCAGTACAAGCCTAGCCAAGGAGACATCAGCCTTGGATTCCGTGTGACCGGCTTGGGCACTGTTGCATTCACAGAATGGAGCTCCAACGCATTCGACATTCCTGAGATCCAGGGGCGTTATTTCATCAGCGACAAGTTGGCTATCCGTGGTCGCTTGGGAGTTAATTTCACTTCTACCCGTTCCGAGTATTCCGAGACTTTCCTCAAGAACTTGGACACTCAACCTACCTCCGTGGATACTTCCTACTTGATGACTAGCTCCGGATTCGGATTCAGCTTCAACCCAGGTGTGGAATATCACATGGCCGCAAATGGTAGCCGCCTCGATCCTTATGTAGGCGCGGAAGTGTTGTTCGGTATGATGGGCAAAACTACCAGCGAAGAAGACGCTGAAATGACTGAAACTTTGGTAGGTGGCGAGCAGATTGCTTCTTCCTCTATCAACACCAAAACCGAAGCTGCTGGCGGCATGAGTGTAGGCCTGCAGTTGTTGGGTGGATTCAATTACTTCTTCTCCGAGAAGATCGCTATCGGTGCCGAGTACGGAATCAGCTTCCTGAACACGCGCATGGGCGGAGATGTAGACGTTGCAGTTACGGGTTCTGCCACTGCTGGTGGTGCTACTGTAGCGATCTCTTCTGACGAGTCTTACCAAGACCTCGAGTCAGGATTTGGAATCGAATCTATCGCAACTGGTGGAGTCAATTTCTCCATCTTCTTCTAA
- a CDS encoding protein-L-isoaspartate(D-aspartate) O-methyltransferase: protein MKGLRKRMVQGLRESGISDERVLEAMAEVPRHFFVEGAFSAQAYADKALPIAKGQTISQPYTVAYQTQLLRLKRGMKVLEIGTGSGYQAAVLCQMGMKLHTVEMIPRLHSDAKEKLSDLGFRPKMLLGDGSQGWAAHEPYERILVTAACPEIPLALKQQLAVGGRMVLPVGNLDLQFMTIVQRISRHEYEIGRLHEFQFVPLRGKSGFQ, encoded by the coding sequence ATGAAGGGCCTGCGCAAGCGGATGGTCCAAGGACTGCGGGAAAGCGGAATATCCGATGAGCGGGTATTGGAAGCGATGGCTGAGGTGCCTCGGCATTTCTTTGTGGAGGGAGCATTTTCTGCGCAAGCCTACGCGGATAAGGCCTTGCCCATTGCCAAGGGACAGACCATTTCCCAACCCTACACAGTTGCCTATCAGACTCAACTGCTCCGACTCAAGCGAGGCATGAAAGTACTGGAGATTGGTACCGGTTCTGGATATCAAGCAGCAGTCCTCTGTCAGATGGGGATGAAGCTCCACACGGTAGAGATGATTCCGCGCCTTCATTCCGATGCCAAGGAGAAGTTGTCCGACTTGGGATTTCGTCCCAAAATGCTTCTGGGAGACGGTTCGCAAGGCTGGGCCGCCCATGAACCCTACGAGAGAATCCTTGTCACAGCGGCTTGCCCGGAGATCCCGCTAGCCCTCAAACAGCAGTTGGCTGTAGGAGGAAGAATGGTGCTTCCTGTCGGTAATTTGGACCTGCAATTCATGACCATTGTGCAGCGGATCTCCCGCCATGAATATGAAATTGGAAGGCTCCACGAGTTCCAGTTTGTCCCTTTACGTGGGAAGTCTGGGTTTCAGTAA
- a CDS encoding DUF1801 domain-containing protein has translation MSQLHIQSSPEVAEVFARYPDAIRPKMLVLRELVLDVAREMEDVDQLTETLKWGEPSYQTKHGSTLRMDWKERAPAHYALYFQCSSRLVETFRMVFPSTFQYEGNRAIVFGLEDDLPTEELRRCIRATLDYHRVKTLSTLGI, from the coding sequence ATGTCTCAACTGCATATTCAATCTTCCCCTGAAGTCGCCGAAGTATTTGCTCGATATCCCGATGCAATCCGCCCCAAGATGCTTGTCCTGCGAGAATTGGTACTGGATGTGGCGCGGGAGATGGAGGATGTGGATCAATTGACCGAAACCCTCAAATGGGGAGAGCCCAGCTATCAGACCAAGCATGGAAGCACGCTCAGGATGGATTGGAAGGAGCGAGCGCCAGCGCATTATGCCCTGTATTTTCAGTGTTCCAGTCGATTGGTGGAGACTTTTCGGATGGTTTTTCCCAGCACTTTCCAATATGAAGGCAATCGCGCCATTGTGTTCGGATTGGAGGATGACCTTCCCACCGAGGAGTTGCGCAGGTGCATTCGGGCTACTTTGGACTATCACCGTGTCAAGACATTGTCGACCTTGGGAATCTGA